Genomic window (Leptospira bouyouniensis):
GAGCGTTGGAATAACTGTAACCAGCTCTTGTGAAGAATACGATTTTTCCTTCCATCCCTGCTTCTTTAATTGCTTCTCGATTGATCCTTGCCCAATCCACAGGATATCGGTTATGATAAACCTTTGCATCCACTCCAGAGTGGAGTTTTGCATCATAAGGCAACCATTCTCCGAAGTCTGCCATCCATCCTGAAAGTCCCATTCCAATTAAATTCTTTTTGATAAGATCCTTGGTCCATTTCACGGCTCCTGGGTTTGTGAGATCGATGAGGTAAGCAGGAAAACCAACAGTTTGGATAAGGTAATCTTCCCCTTTTCCATTTTTGACAAGGTAACCTTTTGATTTTGCTTCTGTTAGGAGTGGATTTGTAAAATCATCACCAGGTTTTTTAGGGTCGGTATCAGCTAAAAAAGAATTTATATAACCTAATACTTGTACGTTTTGATCGTTCATTGATTTTACGAATTTTTTAAAATCTGGGTATAATGTTTCATCCGCATACCAACGCCATTTGAGTTGGTCACCAAAGTTGGTAACACGTCTACCACACCAATCTTGGATCCAAAGCGCTGTGACAGGGTTACCAGCGTCTTTTGCTTGTTTGACAATGGTTGTTACTTTTTCAGTTCCTCCCTGTACCCCAAGCCAAGTTCCATAGGCCCATTCTGGAAGTTTTGGAAAACGGCCTGTTTTTTTCGTATAGGTTTCAATAAGGGCTTTTGCTGAACTTCCTAACCAAAGAGTACCAGTGATAGATTTTTCCGATTGGAAATCCCAAAACTCTATTTTTGTTTTGTTTGCATCACTGAAATCAAACTTCGCATAACCGCTGTTTTCGAAAAAGACAGATCGATTTTCAGAACTAATATAGTGAGGGATTGGAGCATATGTTGTATATTCATTTCCTCCTGCGCCTGCAAGTAAATTGGCACCTGCCGTTATGGGTTGGTCACCGCGTCCAACCCCTTGTTCTTCTGTAAAAAAGAATGGTTTTTTCCCTTTGAATTCATCGTACGTGAATTGTTCCCCGAGACCATAAATCTTTTCTTCTGGATGCGATTTATAGATGAGTTGGATTCGATTCAAAGTTTCATCTGAGATTGTGATTTTGAATTCGATTTCAGTATCGGATTTTGTTAAGAATGTAACTTGGTAATTACTAACACAATTTTTTCCTGATAACTTTCCTTGGATGGTGATTCTACCAGTTTCTTTTTTAATAGAATCAACTGTTTGTTCGTTACAAGTACGTTTAGTCAATTCTTCAAATTTAAAAGAAGCCATTCTGTATTTGGAAACAGTTTCCACCTCGGAAACGGTAAGAAAAGGTTCGTTTAACGAAAGTTCAATGAAATTGCGATCAAAAGATGTATTTCTAAGTTTGAACTCATTTTGAGATTGGATCCATTGGATTTGTTTGGAGACAGAGAAAGTTTCTTCTAGAATGGGTGTAGTTGAAACAACATGTGAGGCACATTCTAAGAATAAAAACAAAGAACATAGGGATAAAAAACGAAAAACCATCGGATCCTCCAAGAGCGAGAGCTTAGTGAACCGATGGTCTTTGGATTCGTAAATCTTTTTTTAGACTTTCTTGCGATCGACTCCGCCGACTCGAGGAGCTCCTGCTGCTGCACCTTGTTTGGCACCAAATACGGCCACCGCTTGTTTTGGTAAGTTGGATTTTCTCCATTCAAACCATGAACCTTGGTATGTGGTCACGTCAATGTATCCTGCTTCTCGTAACATAAGTGCCAATAAACAAGATCTTGCACCGTTGTAATCATAGATCACAGTGGGTCTTTCAGGCATAAAAGGAAAACCATTCAGGCGTTTTTTGAAAATAGAACGTTCAATGAGATTGGCTTCACCATCATACAAATTCCTCCAGTCCCAAAGGAATGCGCCAGGCAAACGCCCGCAAAGAGTTCCTTCTTCTGGAGCAGTGAGGCGGGGAAGACGGCCTTCGTATTCGTCCATGGTCCTTGCATCAAAGATTTGGAGTTTGGTGAGATTACGTTCCATAAATGCTTTGTCGACAACACCTTCAATTGGTTTTGCTTTGTCTGCAATCGGAGGTTCGATTTTGAGTTCACCTTTTGCTTTTTTCCCTTCGACAGGCCATTTCTGACCTAAGACATAAGCATCTTTGATTCCCATCCCACGGAGTAAATACACCATCCGAGTGGAAAACATCCCCATTCCTTCATCAAATACGATGATCCGAGTTTTTTTGGATTTTTGAAACTCTTGGATGACAGAAGCCATAGGACCATATAATTTTTTTTGGGATTCTGGGTCAGAGCCGAATGCTTTTTTGATGAATGGATAGTAGTATGCACCTTCTAACGTTTCTTCTTCATATGCTGATTGGGAACGACAATCGATGAGGAAGTCACCAGGTTCTATTTCGGTTTTAAGAAAGTTCCAGTTCAAAAAAGTATTCTCCTATTTCTTACATTACTTTTCCCCCCCTCGAATTTTTGAAAGTCTGAAAACCAAAAAAAAAATTCATCCAAGCCTTGGGACATAATGAGATAAGAAATCAATTGTTCAAGAGTTGATTCCAAGGGGTATAGAAACCGATACTATGGATAGTCGGTAATCCATGAATTGGCATGTTTCTTTATTTTCAGCAGTGATTTTGATTCTATTTTCGTTGGCCAATCTATTTGCTGACAAAATTCCATTAGATCAGTCTCTATTATCCTTAAAAGATGAAATAAGAGAATGGAAACATGGGAAAATATCTTCACACTTCCAACAAAAAATACGCAAAAAATCTATTTATCCAATAGAAGATGGAAATTGCAAACTAGAACTCGCCTCAAAAATTTCATCCGTCACGTATTACCGTCTCAGTTGCCAAGAAAGTGAAGAACCGAGTCTCATTGAATTTTTGTCGCAAAAAAGTAAGCAAATTGCCAAGGATAAATTTCGTTTAAGGGCTGTTCATCGAATTGGTAAAAAACAGTACTTAGAAATTCAAACAGGACTCAGTGAAGCAAAAACCACAGAAAGTAAAGAATTCAAAAAAAATTTGGATGATACGGAATTAGATTACCCTATCAAAAAAGAAAAAAGTATTGGAGATGAAAGATACCAACATCAATCCAAATACAAACCTATTCAAAATCCAAATTTATTTTATTTTCAATCAATTGCTGAAAATCCAAAGAGAAGGAAAGAAGTTCCATCCAACTTGGAAGTTTTTTTTGATACTTCATGTCCATTGGAGTATTTAGAAAAAGACCAAAGTTTCTATTGGGACCAAACGGTTTCTTATGTTTTTCGCATAACATGCGTCAAAGATTCTGTGTATCGACTGATAAGGGTTCCTTCTGTTACATCAGGTGAGTTAATGGTTTCCAATACCATTTGGAGAGACCCAAAACCTGGGGAAAGAGTTTTAGGAAAAGCTCTCCTTAAAAAAATTTCAGAAACTCAAATAATTTGGGAGAAAGTAATTTTGTATTATGAATAAGTTTTTATTAGTTTGTATCACAGTTTTATTTTGGAATGGATCCATTTTTTCACAATCAGAATCGGAACCTGCAGTTGATTCCATCTTTCGATCCGTTGTACTCATTCGGAACGAAGGATTTAATACAGAGAATAAAACTCAACCTTGGATGAAAAAAAACCTTTATACTGGTTTTGGATCAGGACTTGTTTTGCCAAACCAAACAATCCTAACGAACGCACATGTAGTTAGAGATGCAAAAAGGATATTGGTGAGAAGTAGTTTTACAAAAAAAGAATATCTGGCGGATGTTAAATTCATAGGATACGATTGTGATTTGGCTTTATTACAAGTCAATGACCCAGATTTTGCAGAACAAACCACTTCTTTATCACTATTAGAAGGAATACCTAATTTAGGTTCTGATGTATTGTTACTCGGATTTCCTAATGGAAATGATAGTTTGTCCGTTGAAAAAGGTTCTGTTTTACGTTTTGAAAAAAATCGTTACACCTATTCTGGGTTAGATTATCGTAATGTACTTAAAATATCAGCCAATATCCAACCTGGAAATTCGGGTGGTCCCGCAGTTCAAAATGGTAAGGTAGTTGGACTTGTTTTTCAAATCAGCACACTTGAACAAGGAATCGCTTATCTTATTTCCAACGATATCATTCGGCATTTTTTAGAAGATATAGACGATGGGAAGTATGATGGATTTCCAAACATAGGTTTTACTTTCCAAAATGGGAATCCAAAAAGTTTGAAACAAGCAATGAAAGTT
Coding sequences:
- a CDS encoding alpha-glucosidase, with translation MVFRFLSLCSLFLFLECASHVVSTTPILEETFSVSKQIQWIQSQNEFKLRNTSFDRNFIELSLNEPFLTVSEVETVSKYRMASFKFEELTKRTCNEQTVDSIKKETGRITIQGKLSGKNCVSNYQVTFLTKSDTEIEFKITISDETLNRIQLIYKSHPEEKIYGLGEQFTYDEFKGKKPFFFTEEQGVGRGDQPITAGANLLAGAGGNEYTTYAPIPHYISSENRSVFFENSGYAKFDFSDANKTKIEFWDFQSEKSITGTLWLGSSAKALIETYTKKTGRFPKLPEWAYGTWLGVQGGTEKVTTIVKQAKDAGNPVTALWIQDWCGRRVTNFGDQLKWRWYADETLYPDFKKFVKSMNDQNVQVLGYINSFLADTDPKKPGDDFTNPLLTEAKSKGYLVKNGKGEDYLIQTVGFPAYLIDLTNPGAVKWTKDLIKKNLIGMGLSGWMADFGEWLPYDAKLHSGVDAKVYHNRYPVDWARINREAIKEAGMEGKIVFFTRAGYSYSNAHSTLFWEGDQMVSFGTNDGLPSSIIGLTTSGISGYALNHSDIGGYTTISNPLKNYHRSKELLLRWAEASAFTPVFRTHEGNRPLKNWQVYTYTKPDGTKSLGDEDTVQLFAKIARIHFALKPYIQSLVEEASKTGLPVVRHNAIVEPEDKTLLKYKYQFFLGDDLLVAPVVVSNEIVQDVYLPRGKWTHFWTGTTYEGNRKIQVSAPIGKPPAFIRVGGKSEMLIRSSLESIRNKN
- a CDS encoding sulfurtransferase; the encoded protein is MNWNFLKTEIEPGDFLIDCRSQSAYEEETLEGAYYYPFIKKAFGSDPESQKKLYGPMASVIQEFQKSKKTRIIVFDEGMGMFSTRMVYLLRGMGIKDAYVLGQKWPVEGKKAKGELKIEPPIADKAKPIEGVVDKAFMERNLTKLQIFDARTMDEYEGRLPRLTAPEEGTLCGRLPGAFLWDWRNLYDGEANLIERSIFKKRLNGFPFMPERPTVIYDYNGARSCLLALMLREAGYIDVTTYQGSWFEWRKSNLPKQAVAVFGAKQGAAAGAPRVGGVDRKKV
- a CDS encoding LIC11113 family protein, whose protein sequence is MNWHVSLFSAVILILFSLANLFADKIPLDQSLLSLKDEIREWKHGKISSHFQQKIRKKSIYPIEDGNCKLELASKISSVTYYRLSCQESEEPSLIEFLSQKSKQIAKDKFRLRAVHRIGKKQYLEIQTGLSEAKTTESKEFKKNLDDTELDYPIKKEKSIGDERYQHQSKYKPIQNPNLFYFQSIAENPKRRKEVPSNLEVFFDTSCPLEYLEKDQSFYWDQTVSYVFRITCVKDSVYRLIRVPSVTSGELMVSNTIWRDPKPGERVLGKALLKKISETQIIWEKVILYYE
- a CDS encoding S1C family serine protease → MNKFLLVCITVLFWNGSIFSQSESEPAVDSIFRSVVLIRNEGFNTENKTQPWMKKNLYTGFGSGLVLPNQTILTNAHVVRDAKRILVRSSFTKKEYLADVKFIGYDCDLALLQVNDPDFAEQTTSLSLLEGIPNLGSDVLLLGFPNGNDSLSVEKGSVLRFEKNRYTYSGLDYRNVLKISANIQPGNSGGPAVQNGKVVGLVFQISTLEQGIAYLISNDIIRHFLEDIDDGKYDGFPNIGFTFQNGNPKSLKQAMKVPISETGIFVNRIYPSSTFSKVLKEKDFVTAFDGIPISNDGELKLSNKKEFIIDWIEDKQLNSKVTISFYRAGKQNQAEVNLQKNYALELYRDSTEDYFLQAGFVFQPITRSFFHSEDGDLDSSLQYHYSYFIQDLLYRYTTRDIVLSYTFNDPETSKYKKYKYKVVESINSRVPKDLNEFKTIWKENKRGMIVLKFRGMDLPIVLRPESIYQMNQRVKKRYGANYEEL